From Chryseobacterium joostei, the proteins below share one genomic window:
- a CDS encoding M20/M25/M40 family metallo-hydrolase codes for MKYSVFLLLISCTVFSQGRLKDDEVKKYVSQVNEDSLKSYISKLVSFQTRHTLSTTDDPKQGIGAARNWVIQQFKSYAKNSGGRMEVYLQQEDLQPDGKRIDKTVNLGNAIAFLKGTDPNDKRVFLIGAHLDSRVTDVMNRTSVAPGANDDGSGVSAVIEAARILSKSSFPASIIFVAFSGEEQSLLGSRLLAEKIKKENLQLEAVLNNDMIGNPKASETGEINTGTLRVFSEGLPYMEMDKKAPTIRNLGLENDSDSRQLARYIKEITEQYVKNLNVKMIYRNDRFLRGGDHTSFVTNGFPSVRLTEYYENYDHQHQDIRVENNKQYGDLPEFIDFKYLKKNVAANVAVLASLAKSTSKPERVEMDVKELTNFTTLHWQKPKSGTPAGYFVLIRETDSPVWQKKIFTTELSARIPFSKDNYIFAIQTVSQSGNLNVPVIPNIAK; via the coding sequence ATGAAATATTCCGTTTTTCTATTGTTAATTTCCTGTACAGTCTTTTCTCAGGGACGTTTAAAAGATGATGAAGTAAAGAAATACGTTTCACAGGTAAATGAAGATTCATTAAAGTCGTATATCAGCAAACTTGTAAGTTTCCAGACAAGGCATACTTTAAGTACAACAGATGATCCAAAACAAGGGATTGGAGCTGCAAGGAACTGGGTTATTCAACAATTTAAAAGCTATGCGAAAAACTCAGGTGGAAGAATGGAGGTGTATCTTCAGCAGGAAGATCTGCAGCCGGATGGAAAACGTATTGATAAGACGGTGAACCTAGGCAACGCCATTGCCTTCCTGAAAGGTACAGATCCTAATGATAAAAGAGTTTTCCTGATTGGAGCACATCTAGATTCAAGGGTGACAGATGTGATGAACAGAACTTCAGTAGCCCCTGGTGCCAACGATGATGGCAGTGGCGTGAGTGCTGTGATAGAAGCTGCAAGAATACTAAGCAAATCCTCGTTTCCGGCTTCCATTATTTTTGTCGCTTTTTCAGGGGAAGAACAGTCGCTGCTGGGTTCCAGACTTCTTGCAGAGAAAATTAAAAAAGAAAATCTACAGTTAGAAGCCGTTCTGAATAATGATATGATTGGTAATCCAAAAGCTAGTGAGACGGGGGAAATCAATACCGGCACATTACGAGTATTCAGTGAAGGGTTGCCGTACATGGAGATGGATAAAAAAGCACCAACCATTAGAAATCTGGGACTTGAAAATGATAGTGATTCCAGACAACTTGCCCGTTACATCAAAGAAATTACAGAACAATATGTAAAGAACCTTAATGTAAAAATGATCTACAGGAATGACCGGTTTTTACGCGGAGGAGATCATACCAGCTTTGTTACCAATGGGTTTCCATCAGTAAGACTTACAGAATATTACGAAAATTATGATCATCAGCATCAGGACATACGAGTAGAAAACAACAAGCAATATGGTGATCTGCCAGAATTTATAGATTTTAAGTATCTGAAAAAAAACGTTGCTGCCAATGTTGCCGTGCTGGCAAGTCTTGCAAAGTCTACCTCGAAACCCGAGCGGGTAGAAATGGACGTTAAGGAACTTACTAACTTTACAACGCTTCACTGGCAAAAACCAAAATCAGGAACACCGGCAGGGTATTTTGTCTTGATTCGGGAAACAGACAGTCCTGTGTGGCAAAAGAAAATATTTACAACAGAACTTTCTGCCAGAATACCATTTTCAAAGGATAATTATATTTTTGCTATACAGACAGTCAGCCAGTCCGGAAATCTGAATGTGCCTGTAATTCCGAATATTGCAAAATAA
- the rsmG gene encoding 16S rRNA (guanine(527)-N(7))-methyltransferase RsmG — translation MSTSLLLKYFPDLTETQLTQFAKLEELYNEWNEKINVISRKDMESLYEKHILHSLGVAKVMEFAPGTKVLDIGTGGGFPGIPLAILFPESEFTLIDSIGKKISVVNAVAEGVGLKNVTAIHGRAEKLKEKFHFVVSRAVTQMPEFLRWLKGKFEKEQFNPKHNGILYLKGGDLAEELAGLRCEIFNLKNYFDEEFFDTKKVVYLSKGNFNS, via the coding sequence ATGTCTACATCGTTACTATTAAAATATTTTCCGGATCTTACAGAAACACAGCTAACACAGTTTGCAAAACTGGAAGAACTGTACAATGAATGGAATGAAAAGATCAACGTGATTTCCAGAAAAGATATGGAATCGTTGTATGAAAAGCATATTCTACACTCCTTGGGTGTAGCAAAAGTAATGGAATTTGCACCGGGAACTAAAGTACTGGATATTGGTACCGGAGGAGGTTTTCCTGGGATTCCACTGGCCATTTTATTTCCTGAGTCAGAATTTACGCTTATTGATTCCATTGGAAAAAAAATCAGCGTGGTAAATGCTGTTGCTGAGGGAGTTGGATTGAAAAATGTAACTGCCATCCACGGAAGAGCAGAGAAATTAAAGGAAAAATTCCACTTTGTAGTCAGTAGAGCCGTAACTCAGATGCCGGAATTTTTAAGATGGCTAAAAGGGAAGTTTGAAAAAGAACAGTTTAATCCTAAGCATAATGGAATTTTATATTTAAAAGGCGGTGATCTTGCAGAAGAGCTTGCCGGACTTAGATGTGAAATTTTCAATCTTAAAAATTATTTTGACGAAGAGTTTTTTGATACTAAAAAAGTAGTTTATTTATCAAAAGGTAATTTTAATTCTTAA